The stretch of DNA GCTCGACGCCCTGGGCTTGGGGTTCGCTAAGAGCTTAATTCCCCTTGTTGGGGCCTAGCGCAGCATAGGGATGAGCTGCTCGTTCTCTGTTTTAACGTGGATCCTGAAAACCTAGAGAAAGGTCTTCAGCATCTGAACCTTCCTCACGGGGTTTACCTCGCTTTTCGCCCCCGAAAGCAGTTGCTCAAACTCCCTGTGCTGTGAGGTGAGGGCGTTAACTAGCGGGTGGCCGCGGAATAGGGGAAACGCCTTCTCCTCCTCCCGCCGATTGTGAGGGTACAGGAGGCCTTCAACCCTCTCAATGAAGTCGTTGATGTGCCTCGAGTACTTCTCCGGATCTTTCCCGTAATCGCTCAGGACGTAATCCGCGTAGCTGATAACGTTCTCCTCTACTGCCCGTGCTGCCTCAGCCACTCCTCCCTAACCGCTTCCCTTCTCTCCGAGGCCTTTTGAGTACTGGACACAGTATTAAAGCGTAAACAAAAATAAACATTATGTTGCTCGTGCGGTGTTTCCGATGAATTTTCCGTTAGAAGACCGACACTTGCTTGCCTCCGTCTACGGGTATCATCGCGCCGTTGATGTACGAAGCGTAGTCGCTGGCAAGGAAGGCTACAAGGTACCCTATCTCCTCAGGAGTACCCAAGCGGCCAGCCGGCACGTCGGAGGAGAGCCTCCTGAGCGCCTCGTCGTAGCTCACCCCTTCTCTGCGTGCGGTATCTCTGGCGAGCTCCTCGACTCTTGGCGTCTTGATGACGCCGGGCATGATTCCGTTCACGGTGACTCCGTGCCTCCCGACCTCCCTGGCTAGTGTTCGGACCAGGCCTGCCAGGCTTATCCGCACGACGTTGCTGAGAGCTAGGTTCGGCATCGGCTCCTTTATGGCGAGGCTCGTCAGGTAGATGATCCTGCCCCACTTCTGCGAGATCATGTGCGGGAGTAAGGCTCTCGTTAGGTACAGGGCTGGGTAGACGAGGAGCCTGAAGGCGTCGACCCAATCCTGCATCTGCATCTCGAGGAATGCACCGGGCTTGGGACCGCCGGTCGAGTAGAAGAAGATGTCGGGGAGGCCTGCCTCCTCGAGCTTCCTGACGACCTCAGTGAGGTCCTCCTCCTTCGTGAGATCGGCTTTGATCGCGAAGGGCTCTTGCCCCGAAAAAGCCGCAACCTCCCTTTTCGCCCTCTCCAGCCGTTCTGGATTTCTCGCCACGATCACAACACTGGCGCCAGCCGAGGCGAGGACTTTCGCCACACCTAGGCCGATGCCGCTCGAGGCCGCGGTGACCAGCGCTCTCCTACCCTTAAGGCTTATCTCCAGCGTCATGCATCTAGAGATGCGGGTGGTCTCAGATAACGGTTTCTACGGCTCAAGGTGTGCAGATAACGCTTAAGGCTCTCGAGGGACGGGGAGATAATGTTTGTGAGAACGATACATTGGTGACGCAGTTCCAAGTTCATAGCTCAAAGGAGCTTGCGGAGTTAGCCTTTAGGGCTTTGAGTACTTTCCTCTTCACGCTCCGCGGGTACGGGTACTCTTCTAGAATAGCTTTGACGGCTTCTGGTCGGGTTTTCTCTAACAGGTGGGGTAGGATCTCGTCCAGGAATGGGTAGTCGAAGTAGTAGAGGTCCGTGAGCGTCTTCTCGGGGGTGGAGACGGGCAGGCTCCAGTCTCCGTACCTGACGAGAGTGTAGGAGCCGAAGAGTTTCCTGGATATGCGGCGAACGACGAGCGGTGTATCGAGCACGGTGTAGACGCCGGCTCTCACCTTCCTAGGCGCGGCGTAGGTGAGCACCTCGGGGTTCGGCACCTGGTCCCAGGCTCCGTGGAGGTAGGCCGCAAACCCGAGGCCATAGTACGCTGTGTGCGGTGGCAGAGTGTATATAAAGACGAGTGGGTCTTTGTGGAAGCTGTACCACCCTTTTCTCAGCCTGACGACCTCACCCCTCGACAACAGGGTGTGAACTAGCACTTTGGCGTAGGAGGGGGGTATTCCGAGCGCGTAGAGCTCGTGCACCGAGAAAGCCGGTTTGTCGGGTCTGTTGAGGTAGGTTCTCACCTTATCCACGTGCCTCATTTCAAAGCACCTACAATCCTCTCCCTTACAGTCTCGAAGCTCGGGGGAAGGCCCTTCAGTATTAAAACCCTGAGCTCCCCCCAGTCCCGAGGAGGTTCGTCGAGGTGAGCTGAGAGCCTCTGGAGCTCCTCCCGCACCGAGCAGGGGTCCAGGTGGCTCAAGAGGTAGTACACGTCGTAGAGATCCCGGGCCTTACGCCTTTCGATGTAAGCTTGGACTTTCTCCCTTAGCAGAAGCTCCGGAGGGAGTGTGCGAACGACGATAAAGCCCCCGTCAACCAGCTCGAACTCCGCCTCAACGGAGACACTGCTCATATCACGTTTAGTGAACTCAACCCTAACCTCGCGGCGGTCGCCGACGACCATGAAAACCGCGT from Infirmifilum sp. NZ encodes:
- a CDS encoding nucleotidyl transferase AbiEii/AbiGii toxin family protein translates to MSIRIYIRRREQREIAELQDIVVSVLYRVLKPPPVLHGGTVIWRVYKSPRFSEDLDLYHENPTLYRSQLEREVESFELTLRKLRETANAVFMVVGDRREVRVEFTKRDMSSVSVEAEFELVDGGFIVVRTLPPELLLREKVQAYIERRKARDLYDVYYLLSHLDPCSVREELQRLSAHLDEPPRDWGELRVLILKGLPPSFETVRERIVGALK
- a CDS encoding SDR family oxidoreductase is translated as MTLEISLKGRRALVTAASSGIGLGVAKVLASAGASVVIVARNPERLERAKREVAAFSGQEPFAIKADLTKEEDLTEVVRKLEEAGLPDIFFYSTGGPKPGAFLEMQMQDWVDAFRLLVYPALYLTRALLPHMISQKWGRIIYLTSLAIKEPMPNLALSNVVRISLAGLVRTLAREVGRHGVTVNGIMPGVIKTPRVEELARDTARREGVSYDEALRRLSSDVPAGRLGTPEEIGYLVAFLASDYASYINGAMIPVDGGKQVSVF
- a CDS encoding type IV toxin-antitoxin system AbiEi family antitoxin domain-containing protein, with the translated sequence MRHVDKVRTYLNRPDKPAFSVHELYALGIPPSYAKVLVHTLLSRGEVVRLRKGWYSFHKDPLVFIYTLPPHTAYYGLGFAAYLHGAWDQVPNPEVLTYAAPRKVRAGVYTVLDTPLVVRRISRKLFGSYTLVRYGDWSLPVSTPEKTLTDLYYFDYPFLDEILPHLLEKTRPEAVKAILEEYPYPRSVKRKVLKALKANSASSFEL
- a CDS encoding hemerythrin domain-containing protein, whose product is MAEAARAVEENVISYADYVLSDYGKDPEKYSRHINDFIERVEGLLYPHNRREEEKAFPLFRGHPLVNALTSQHREFEQLLSGAKSEVNPVRKVQMLKTFL